A genomic region of Antennarius striatus isolate MH-2024 chromosome 4, ASM4005453v1, whole genome shotgun sequence contains the following coding sequences:
- the ccdc77 gene encoding coiled-coil domain-containing protein 77 isoform X2, with translation MRSPPKNATPHRKNIPTPGREPDSPLPPIHERLAYLRPSRELLEFYRQKIAQFDVEHEELLQMLEKYRGVTEDQHKLQWDVKLREGEIVELQNAVSDMQVYLFQEREQSLRLYAENDRLKIRELEDRKKIQHLLALVGPDAGDITYFHREPPHKVTITQKNITSISEENLNLRPTKSRPAVFRKEGHRTKNSADGVNAETLEQYKSNNQTLLLQVEALQAQMEEQTRLAKEQIESLLEDRRIKTEEAQAYRTRDQERITALTDKLQRTQNLLYESTKDFLQLKFQTRAHEKSWMVEKDRLLRELDSCHNHLRKAGSAGAEIGQMWHPSNSTTPLHRRSQPESKQSHKEEIKALQEDLKQAHRMAEMYREQCITLETELSQIREAGDVGREIFKDRSDKMAKRLQLMTQRYEALEKRRAMEAEGFKTDLKHLKQKFKDVEKQLLKITLNVGPNQDLAILHEVRQTNARTKKAQGELMTLKAKIYALENELRFS, from the exons ATGAGATCTCCTCCAAAAAATGCAACTCCACACAG AAAAAACATACCTACCCCTGGTAGAGAACCTGACTCACCACTTCCCCCGATCCATGAGCGGCTGGCTTACCTCCGTCCCTCCAGGGAACTTTTGGAGTTCTACAGACAAAAGATTGCCCAGTTTGACGTGGAGCATGAGGAACTGCTGCAGATGCTGGAAAAGTACAGAGGCGTCACAGAGGATCAG CATAAACTACAGTGGGATGTCAAACTGCGTGAAGGAGAGATTGTGGAGCTTCAAAACGCTGTGAGTGACATGCAGGTCTACCTTTTCCAAGAAAGAGAACAGTCTCTGAGGCTTTATGCAGAAAACGACCGACTAAAAATAAG AGAGTtagaagacaggaagaaaatCCAGCACCTTCTTGCCCTGGTGGGACCTGATGCTGGAGACATCACTTATTTCCACCGAGAACCTCCTCACAAG GTCACTATCACACAGAAGAACATAACGTCAATATCGGAGGAAAATTTGAATCTCAGGCCAACAAAGTCAAGACCTGCAGTCTTCAGAAAAG AAGGTCACAGGACAAAAAACTCCGCTGATGGAGTAAATGCAGAGACGCTGGAACAATACAAGAGCAATAACCAGACATTGTTACTACAG GTGGAGGCTCTGCAGGCTCAGATGGAGGAACAAACTCGTCTGGCCAAAGAGCAAATCGAGTCTCTGCTGGAGGATCGCCGAATCAAAACTGAGGAGGCACAGGCATACAGGACCAGAGATCAGGAACGAATCACAGCTCTGACTGACAA ACTCCAGCGTACACAGAACCTCTTGTATGAGAGCACAAAAGATTTCCTACAGCTGAAGTTTCAGACACGGGCTCATGAGAAGAGCTGGATGGTGGAGAAGGACCGGTTACTGAGGGAACTGGACTCCTGCCACAATCATCTAAGGAAGGCTGGTTCTGCTGGTGCAGAAATTGGGCAAATGTGGCATCCCAGCAACAGCACCACCCCGCTTCACCGCAGATCGCAGCCAGAGTCTAAGCAATCGCACAAGGAGGAGATAAAG GCATTGCAAGAGGATCTAAAGCAAGCCCACCGTATGGCAGAGATGTACAGGGAGCAGTGTATTACCCTGGAGACAGAATTATCTCAGATTAGAGAGGCAGGAGATGTGGGCAGGGAAATATTTAag GATCGTTCAGACAAAATGGCCAAGCGTCTTCAGCTAATGACTCAGCGTTATGAGGCGCTGGAGAAAAGAAGAGCTATGGAGGCGGAGGGGTTCAAGACAGACCTGAAGCACCTCAAACAGAAATTTAAAGATGTTGAAAAGCAACTGCTCAAG ATTACTCTTAATGTTGGGCCAAACCAGGACTTAGCCATTCTTCATGAGGTGCGTCAGACCAATGCCCGGACGAAAAAAGCGCAGGGTGAGCTGATGACGCTGAAGGCTAAGATATACGCGCTTGAAAATGAACTAAGATTTAGCTGA
- the ccdc77 gene encoding coiled-coil domain-containing protein 77 isoform X1 — translation MRSPPKNATPHRKNIPTPGREPDSPLPPIHERLAYLRPSRELLEFYRQKIAQFDVEHEELLQMLEKYRGVTEDQHKLQWDVKLREGEIVELQNAVSDMQVYLFQEREQSLRLYAENDRLKIRELEDRKKIQHLLALVGPDAGDITYFHREPPHKVTITQKNITSISEENLNLRPTKSRPAVFRKAEGHRTKNSADGVNAETLEQYKSNNQTLLLQVEALQAQMEEQTRLAKEQIESLLEDRRIKTEEAQAYRTRDQERITALTDKLQRTQNLLYESTKDFLQLKFQTRAHEKSWMVEKDRLLRELDSCHNHLRKAGSAGAEIGQMWHPSNSTTPLHRRSQPESKQSHKEEIKALQEDLKQAHRMAEMYREQCITLETELSQIREAGDVGREIFKDRSDKMAKRLQLMTQRYEALEKRRAMEAEGFKTDLKHLKQKFKDVEKQLLKITLNVGPNQDLAILHEVRQTNARTKKAQGELMTLKAKIYALENELRFS, via the exons ATGAGATCTCCTCCAAAAAATGCAACTCCACACAG AAAAAACATACCTACCCCTGGTAGAGAACCTGACTCACCACTTCCCCCGATCCATGAGCGGCTGGCTTACCTCCGTCCCTCCAGGGAACTTTTGGAGTTCTACAGACAAAAGATTGCCCAGTTTGACGTGGAGCATGAGGAACTGCTGCAGATGCTGGAAAAGTACAGAGGCGTCACAGAGGATCAG CATAAACTACAGTGGGATGTCAAACTGCGTGAAGGAGAGATTGTGGAGCTTCAAAACGCTGTGAGTGACATGCAGGTCTACCTTTTCCAAGAAAGAGAACAGTCTCTGAGGCTTTATGCAGAAAACGACCGACTAAAAATAAG AGAGTtagaagacaggaagaaaatCCAGCACCTTCTTGCCCTGGTGGGACCTGATGCTGGAGACATCACTTATTTCCACCGAGAACCTCCTCACAAG GTCACTATCACACAGAAGAACATAACGTCAATATCGGAGGAAAATTTGAATCTCAGGCCAACAAAGTCAAGACCTGCAGTCTTCAGAAAAG CAGAAGGTCACAGGACAAAAAACTCCGCTGATGGAGTAAATGCAGAGACGCTGGAACAATACAAGAGCAATAACCAGACATTGTTACTACAG GTGGAGGCTCTGCAGGCTCAGATGGAGGAACAAACTCGTCTGGCCAAAGAGCAAATCGAGTCTCTGCTGGAGGATCGCCGAATCAAAACTGAGGAGGCACAGGCATACAGGACCAGAGATCAGGAACGAATCACAGCTCTGACTGACAA ACTCCAGCGTACACAGAACCTCTTGTATGAGAGCACAAAAGATTTCCTACAGCTGAAGTTTCAGACACGGGCTCATGAGAAGAGCTGGATGGTGGAGAAGGACCGGTTACTGAGGGAACTGGACTCCTGCCACAATCATCTAAGGAAGGCTGGTTCTGCTGGTGCAGAAATTGGGCAAATGTGGCATCCCAGCAACAGCACCACCCCGCTTCACCGCAGATCGCAGCCAGAGTCTAAGCAATCGCACAAGGAGGAGATAAAG GCATTGCAAGAGGATCTAAAGCAAGCCCACCGTATGGCAGAGATGTACAGGGAGCAGTGTATTACCCTGGAGACAGAATTATCTCAGATTAGAGAGGCAGGAGATGTGGGCAGGGAAATATTTAag GATCGTTCAGACAAAATGGCCAAGCGTCTTCAGCTAATGACTCAGCGTTATGAGGCGCTGGAGAAAAGAAGAGCTATGGAGGCGGAGGGGTTCAAGACAGACCTGAAGCACCTCAAACAGAAATTTAAAGATGTTGAAAAGCAACTGCTCAAG ATTACTCTTAATGTTGGGCCAAACCAGGACTTAGCCATTCTTCATGAGGTGCGTCAGACCAATGCCCGGACGAAAAAAGCGCAGGGTGAGCTGATGACGCTGAAGGCTAAGATATACGCGCTTGAAAATGAACTAAGATTTAGCTGA
- the LOC137593949 gene encoding harmonin-like isoform X1 translates to MERKVAREFRHKVELLIENEAEKDYLYDVLRMYHKSMDLPVLVGDLKLVINEPKRLPLFDAIRPLIPLKHQVEYDLLTPKRSRKLKEVRLDRTHREGLGLSVRGGLEFGCGLYISQIVKDGQAGNVGLQVGDEIVRINGYSISSCIHEEVISLIKTKEIVSLKVRHVGMIPVKSSSDEPLKWQFVDQFVSESGEKKTSIAGLASIGGKEIKEKKVFLSLVGTEGMGISISSGPTQKPGIYISNVKPGSLSAEVGLEVGDQIVEVNGVDFTNVDHKEAVRVLKSSRSLTITVLTGAGSELFMTDEERLAVEAQRELDRQELMHQKRVALETNKIIKEQQEKERQRQMEISQKTAEEEERYKKEMDKIEAAERKHNREWEEDWGSRDRSKSPKSPRSPKIPSATPTDKKTTQTPKAKSSHDEASPFTEEDKEDEQDRQGFQKYEEEFEPYSMFTSDQINGRDVRLLRIKKNGQLDIALEGGADSPLGKLVVSSVYEGGAADKHGGIVPGDELMAVNGKILIDATLTEGQNSLARAWHSGGDWIDVVIAIAPPKEYEDEVTFF, encoded by the exons ATGGAGCGGAAAGTTGCTCGAGAATTTAGGCACAAG GTGGAGTTGCTGATTGAAAATGAAGCAGAAAAGGATTACTTGTATGATGTCCTCCGCATGTATCACAA ATCGATGGACTTACCAGTGCTGGTCGGGGACCTGAAACTGGTCATCAATGAACCGAAGCGCTTGCCCCTGTTTGATGCCATCCGACCGCTCATTCCGCTGAAACACCAGGTGGAATATGACCTGCTGACCCCCAAAAGGTCCCG GAAGCTGAAAGAAGTGCGTTTGGATCGGACACATCGTGAGGGATTAGGTCTGAGTGTTCGTGGAGGACTGGAGTTTGGCTGTGGTCTCTACATATCACAGATCGTCAAAGATGGTCAGGCTGGGAATGTTGGCCTGCAG GTGGGTGATGAGATTGTGCGCATCAATGGATACTCTATCTCGTCCTGTATCCACGAGGAGGTCATCAGTCTCATTAAGACGAAGGAGATCGTGTCGCTCAAAGTTCGGC ATGTGGGGATGATCCCAGTGAAGAG CTCATCAGATGAACCCCTAAAGTGGCAGTTTGTTGACCAGTTTGTGTCTGAGTCCGGG GAGAAGAAAACCAGCATTGCGGGCTTGGCATCTATTGGAGGCAAAGAAATCAAGGAGAAGAAGGTTTTCCTCAGCCTTGTGGGCACCGAGGGGATGGGCATCAGCATCTCCAGCGGTCCCACCCAGAAGCCTGGTATCTACATCAGTAATGTCAAACCAGGATCCCTCTCTGCTGAAGTCGGACTTGAG GTTGGAGACCAGATTGTGGAGGTGAATGGGGTGGATTTCACCAATGTGGACCATAAAGAG GCTGTGAGAGTCCTGAAGAGCAGCAGGAGTCTGACTATCACTGTTCTAACAGGAGCT GGCAGTGAACTTTTCATGACAGATGAGGAGCGTCTGGCTGTGGAGGCCCAAAGAGAGCTGGACAGGCAAGAGCTGATGCACCAGAAGAGGGTCGCACTGGAGACGAACAAAATCATTAAAGAGcaacaggagaaggagaggcA GAGACAGATGGAGATATCTCAGAAaactgcagaggaagaggagcgttATAAGAAGGAGATGGACAA GATTGAGGCTGCAGAGAGGAAGCACAACAGAGAGTGGGAGGAGGACTGGGGCTCCAGAGACAGGTCCAAGAGTCCAAAGAGCCCACGTTCACCAAAAATCCCATCAGCCACCCCAACTGACAAGAAAACCACACAAACCCCAAAGGCCAAGAGTTCTC ATGATGAAGCCAGCCCCTTcacagaggaagacaaagaggaCGAACAGGACAGACAA GGATTTCAGAAATACGAGGAGGAATTTGAGCCCTACTCTATG TTCACCTCGGATCAGATAAATGGGAGAGATGTGAGACTGCTGAGAATCAAAAAG AATGGACAGCTTGATATTGCTCTGGAGGGTGGTGCGGACTCACCATTGGGCAAGTTGGTGGTGTCCTCTGTATATGAAGGTGGTGCAGCTGATAAGCATG GTGGTATCGTACCTGGGGATGAACTTATGGCTGTGAACGGGAAGATCCTGATTGATGCCACATTGACGGAAGGACAGAACTCTCTAGCCCGGGCCTGGCATAGTGGAGGG GACTGGATTGATGTGGTGATTGCTATCGCTCCTCCAAAAGAATATGAAGATGAAGT aacaTTCTTCTAG
- the LOC137593949 gene encoding harmonin-like isoform X2, whose product MERKVAREFRHKVELLIENEAEKDYLYDVLRMYHKSMDLPVLVGDLKLVINEPKRLPLFDAIRPLIPLKHQVEYDLLTPKRSRKLKEVRLDRTHREGLGLSVRGGLEFGCGLYISQIVKDGQAGNVGLQVGDEIVRINGYSISSCIHEEVISLIKTKEIVSLKVRHVGMIPVKSSSDEPLKWQFVDQFVSESGEKKTSIAGLASIGGKEIKEKKVFLSLVGTEGMGISISSGPTQKPGIYISNVKPGSLSAEVGLEVGDQIVEVNGVDFTNVDHKEAVRVLKSSRSLTITVLTGAGSELFMTDEERLAVEAQRELDRQELMHQKRVALETNKIIKEQQEKERQRQMEISQKTAEEEERYKKEMDKIEAAERKHNREWEEDWGSRDRSKSPKSPRSPKIPSATPTDKKTTQTPKAKSSHDEASPFTEEDKEDEQDRQPLAGFIDTRENFHQSARYCHLSEFSLVWWRGYKETN is encoded by the exons ATGGAGCGGAAAGTTGCTCGAGAATTTAGGCACAAG GTGGAGTTGCTGATTGAAAATGAAGCAGAAAAGGATTACTTGTATGATGTCCTCCGCATGTATCACAA ATCGATGGACTTACCAGTGCTGGTCGGGGACCTGAAACTGGTCATCAATGAACCGAAGCGCTTGCCCCTGTTTGATGCCATCCGACCGCTCATTCCGCTGAAACACCAGGTGGAATATGACCTGCTGACCCCCAAAAGGTCCCG GAAGCTGAAAGAAGTGCGTTTGGATCGGACACATCGTGAGGGATTAGGTCTGAGTGTTCGTGGAGGACTGGAGTTTGGCTGTGGTCTCTACATATCACAGATCGTCAAAGATGGTCAGGCTGGGAATGTTGGCCTGCAG GTGGGTGATGAGATTGTGCGCATCAATGGATACTCTATCTCGTCCTGTATCCACGAGGAGGTCATCAGTCTCATTAAGACGAAGGAGATCGTGTCGCTCAAAGTTCGGC ATGTGGGGATGATCCCAGTGAAGAG CTCATCAGATGAACCCCTAAAGTGGCAGTTTGTTGACCAGTTTGTGTCTGAGTCCGGG GAGAAGAAAACCAGCATTGCGGGCTTGGCATCTATTGGAGGCAAAGAAATCAAGGAGAAGAAGGTTTTCCTCAGCCTTGTGGGCACCGAGGGGATGGGCATCAGCATCTCCAGCGGTCCCACCCAGAAGCCTGGTATCTACATCAGTAATGTCAAACCAGGATCCCTCTCTGCTGAAGTCGGACTTGAG GTTGGAGACCAGATTGTGGAGGTGAATGGGGTGGATTTCACCAATGTGGACCATAAAGAG GCTGTGAGAGTCCTGAAGAGCAGCAGGAGTCTGACTATCACTGTTCTAACAGGAGCT GGCAGTGAACTTTTCATGACAGATGAGGAGCGTCTGGCTGTGGAGGCCCAAAGAGAGCTGGACAGGCAAGAGCTGATGCACCAGAAGAGGGTCGCACTGGAGACGAACAAAATCATTAAAGAGcaacaggagaaggagaggcA GAGACAGATGGAGATATCTCAGAAaactgcagaggaagaggagcgttATAAGAAGGAGATGGACAA GATTGAGGCTGCAGAGAGGAAGCACAACAGAGAGTGGGAGGAGGACTGGGGCTCCAGAGACAGGTCCAAGAGTCCAAAGAGCCCACGTTCACCAAAAATCCCATCAGCCACCCCAACTGACAAGAAAACCACACAAACCCCAAAGGCCAAGAGTTCTC ATGATGAAGCCAGCCCCTTcacagaggaagacaaagaggaCGAACAGGACAGACAA CCTTTGGCTGGTTTTATCGATACGAGGGAAAACTTCCATCAATCCGCAAGGTACTGTCACCTGTCTGAGTTCAGTTTGGTGTGGTGGCGTGGCTACAAGGAGACGAACTAA
- the LOC137593949 gene encoding harmonin-like isoform X3, producing MERKVAREFRHKVELLIENEAEKDYLYDVLRMYHKSMDLPVLVGDLKLVINEPKRLPLFDAIRPLIPLKHQVEYDLLTPKRSRKLKEVRLDRTHREGLGLSVRGGLEFGCGLYISQIVKDGQAGNVGLQVGDEIVRINGYSISSCIHEEVISLIKTKEIVSLKVRHVGMIPVKSSSDEPLKWQFVDQFVSESGEKKTSIAGLASIGGKEIKEKKVFLSLVGTEGMGISISSGPTQKPGIYISNVKPGSLSAEVGLEVGDQIVEVNGVDFTNVDHKEAVRVLKSSRSLTITVLTGAGSELFMTDEERLAVEAQRELDRQELMHQKRVALETNKIIKEQQEKERQRQMEISQKTAEEEERYKKEMDKIEAAERKHNREWEEDWGSRDRSKSPKSPRSPKIPSATPTDKKTTQTPKAKSSHDEASPFTEEDKEDEQDRQPLAGFIDTRENFHQSARKETRRRKRRKCPK from the exons ATGGAGCGGAAAGTTGCTCGAGAATTTAGGCACAAG GTGGAGTTGCTGATTGAAAATGAAGCAGAAAAGGATTACTTGTATGATGTCCTCCGCATGTATCACAA ATCGATGGACTTACCAGTGCTGGTCGGGGACCTGAAACTGGTCATCAATGAACCGAAGCGCTTGCCCCTGTTTGATGCCATCCGACCGCTCATTCCGCTGAAACACCAGGTGGAATATGACCTGCTGACCCCCAAAAGGTCCCG GAAGCTGAAAGAAGTGCGTTTGGATCGGACACATCGTGAGGGATTAGGTCTGAGTGTTCGTGGAGGACTGGAGTTTGGCTGTGGTCTCTACATATCACAGATCGTCAAAGATGGTCAGGCTGGGAATGTTGGCCTGCAG GTGGGTGATGAGATTGTGCGCATCAATGGATACTCTATCTCGTCCTGTATCCACGAGGAGGTCATCAGTCTCATTAAGACGAAGGAGATCGTGTCGCTCAAAGTTCGGC ATGTGGGGATGATCCCAGTGAAGAG CTCATCAGATGAACCCCTAAAGTGGCAGTTTGTTGACCAGTTTGTGTCTGAGTCCGGG GAGAAGAAAACCAGCATTGCGGGCTTGGCATCTATTGGAGGCAAAGAAATCAAGGAGAAGAAGGTTTTCCTCAGCCTTGTGGGCACCGAGGGGATGGGCATCAGCATCTCCAGCGGTCCCACCCAGAAGCCTGGTATCTACATCAGTAATGTCAAACCAGGATCCCTCTCTGCTGAAGTCGGACTTGAG GTTGGAGACCAGATTGTGGAGGTGAATGGGGTGGATTTCACCAATGTGGACCATAAAGAG GCTGTGAGAGTCCTGAAGAGCAGCAGGAGTCTGACTATCACTGTTCTAACAGGAGCT GGCAGTGAACTTTTCATGACAGATGAGGAGCGTCTGGCTGTGGAGGCCCAAAGAGAGCTGGACAGGCAAGAGCTGATGCACCAGAAGAGGGTCGCACTGGAGACGAACAAAATCATTAAAGAGcaacaggagaaggagaggcA GAGACAGATGGAGATATCTCAGAAaactgcagaggaagaggagcgttATAAGAAGGAGATGGACAA GATTGAGGCTGCAGAGAGGAAGCACAACAGAGAGTGGGAGGAGGACTGGGGCTCCAGAGACAGGTCCAAGAGTCCAAAGAGCCCACGTTCACCAAAAATCCCATCAGCCACCCCAACTGACAAGAAAACCACACAAACCCCAAAGGCCAAGAGTTCTC ATGATGAAGCCAGCCCCTTcacagaggaagacaaagaggaCGAACAGGACAGACAA CCTTTGGCTGGTTTTATCGATACGAGGGAAAACTTCCATCAATCCGCAAG AAaggagacaagaagaagaaaaagaagaaagtgtCCAAAATAG
- the LOC137593375 gene encoding harmonin-like gives MEFELKLAKEKEEMYEREKQLKINRLVQEVSETEREDLEESEKVQHWVERLCQTRLEQISCVENESPELSPPLSPASDPKVMRFPGGLQLATTDLDDINLDEVDQSLRGPLKRLAPTQPSTNQPPPPLPLPPPVPKLNPTILNYSPPSSRVPPHRRPPSPPSARKPPSAPSTLTNKGRRPPPSPHPQPHPYPQQYQPQPPHPTSSHHPPPHQSSWPPSSPQPTPRPPPPPPPPPPPPPPPPPPPPPQHTGEQGRPHNGHHQHYHHNHHHHLQHPPSPPGQRSKWEAGGYLPRGGLYSSNASEMSYPSSPKQLAPSPPNQRRQMAPVMSKPVMLPQSQTHRPDPHRAAFRSDVLV, from the exons atGGAGTTTGAGCTGAAACTCGCTaaggagaaagaagagatgTACGAACGAGAAAAGCAACTGAAGATCAATCGGCTGGTTCAGGAG GtttcagagacagagagggaagaCCTGGAGGAGTCAGAGAAGGTGCAACACTGGGTGGAGCGTCTTTGTCAGACTCGACTGGAGCAGATTTCATGTGTGGAGAACGAATCCCCAGAG CTCTCCCCGCCGCTCTCCCCGGCCTCTGATCCTAAGGTCATGCGTTTCCCCGGGGGACTCCAACTTGCAACTACCGATCTGGACGACATTAACCTTGATGAGGTGGACCAGAGCCTGAGAGGCCCCCTGAAGAGGTTGGCCCCCACCCAACCTAGCACTAATCAGCCACCTCCTCCTTTACCCCTCCCTCCACCCGTACCCAAGCTGAACCCAACCATACTCAATTactcccctccttcctctcgAGTGCCCCCGCACCGGCGCCCTCCTTCTCCACCCAGTGCTAGAAAGCCTCCATCTGCCCCATCGACCCTGACCAACAAAGGTCGCAGGCCTCCCCCATCTCCTCACCCACAGCCTCACCCTTATCCTCAGCAATACCAACCTCAACCCCCTCACCCAACTTCCTCCCAccatcctcctccacaccaGTCATCTTggcctccatcctctcctcagCCTACCCCTCGACCCCCtccgccaccaccacctcccccacctcccccaccccctccccctccgcccccaccaccacaacaCACAGGGGAACAAGGGAGACCCCACAATGGACACCACCAGCATTATCATCAtaatcaccaccaccacctccaacACCCCCCCAGTCCTCCAGGTCAGAGGAGCAAGTGGGAGGCGGGTGGTTATCTCCCAAGAGGAGGGCTGTACTCGTCTAATGCCAGTGAAATGTCGTACCCCTCCAGCCCAAAG CAACTAGCTCCTAGCCCTCCCAACCAGAGGCGTCAGATGGCCCCTGTCATGTCTAAACCAGTCATGCTGCCCCAGTCCCAAACCCACCGACCAGATCCTCACAGAGCTGCGTTCCGCTCTGATGTCCTGGTATGA